Proteins encoded together in one Micromonospora auratinigra window:
- a CDS encoding alanyl-tRNA editing protein: protein MGVTHHGRTHRLDLADPTLRDWQCTVLAVDPEQGIVLDRSAFYPGGGGQPPDHGVLLWQGVQTRIVGTRKGDDLWLIPAEGDPVPPVGTAVTGAVEDLRRTMLMRTHSGLHVLCGVVFRDFGALVTGGNMEPGEARMDFNLPEVPPDFKSRIEELVNAEVAADRSVAVRVLPRVEALALPDIIRTQSNLIPPDEQEVRIVDIVGLDVQADGGTHVASTAQIGKVQVVKVESKGRANRRVRVRLAD, encoded by the coding sequence ATGGGCGTCACACACCACGGCCGTACGCACCGACTCGACCTCGCCGACCCGACCCTGCGGGACTGGCAGTGCACGGTGCTCGCGGTCGATCCCGAACAGGGCATCGTGCTGGACCGGTCGGCCTTCTACCCGGGCGGTGGCGGGCAGCCACCGGACCACGGGGTGCTGCTCTGGCAGGGCGTACAGACCCGGATCGTCGGCACCCGCAAGGGCGACGACCTGTGGCTGATCCCCGCCGAGGGTGACCCGGTGCCACCGGTCGGCACCGCCGTCACCGGCGCGGTCGAGGACCTGCGCCGGACCATGCTGATGCGGACCCACTCCGGGCTGCACGTGCTCTGCGGGGTGGTCTTCCGCGACTTCGGCGCGCTCGTCACCGGCGGCAACATGGAACCCGGCGAGGCCCGGATGGACTTCAACCTCCCCGAGGTCCCGCCCGACTTCAAGTCCCGGATCGAGGAGCTGGTCAACGCCGAGGTGGCCGCCGACCGGTCGGTCGCGGTCCGGGTGCTGCCGCGCGTCGAGGCGCTGGCCCTGCCGGACATCATCCGTACCCAGTCCAACCTGATCCCGCCGGACGAGCAGGAGGTCCGGATCGTCGACATCGTCGGGCTGGACGTGCAGGCCGACGGGGGCACGCACGTCGCCTCCACCGCCCAGATCGGCAAGGTGCAGGTGGTCAAGGTGGAGAGCAAGGGCCGGGCCAACCGCCGGGTGCGCGTCCGCCTCGCCGACTAG
- a CDS encoding SDR family oxidoreductase, whose translation MTPPLTGKIALVAGATRGAGRQIAVQLGAAGATVYATGRSTRARRSELDRPETIEETAELVTAAGGTGIAVAVDHLDPDQVRGLVERIDAEQGRLDVLVNDIWGADPLITWEKPVWEQPLDAGFRTLRLAVDTHIITSHFALPLLIRNPGGLVVEVGDGTQAYNDVTYRLSVFYDLAKVSVNRLAFTQAHELEPHGCTAVALTPGWLRSEAMLEHFGVTEANWRDGAAKEPHFVMSETPAFVGRAVAALAADPDRARWNGRSVDAGSLAQEYGFTDLDGTRPHFFRYHEEVIKPGRPADDSGYR comes from the coding sequence ATGACACCACCGCTGACAGGAAAGATCGCGCTCGTGGCCGGGGCGACCCGGGGCGCCGGCCGGCAGATCGCGGTCCAGCTCGGCGCGGCCGGGGCGACGGTCTACGCCACCGGCCGCAGCACCCGCGCCCGCCGTTCCGAACTGGACCGGCCGGAGACCATCGAGGAGACCGCCGAGCTGGTCACCGCCGCCGGTGGCACCGGCATCGCGGTCGCCGTCGACCACCTCGACCCCGACCAGGTACGCGGCCTGGTCGAGCGGATCGACGCCGAGCAGGGCCGGCTCGACGTGCTGGTCAACGACATCTGGGGCGCCGACCCGCTGATCACCTGGGAGAAGCCGGTCTGGGAGCAGCCGCTCGACGCCGGTTTCCGTACCCTGCGGCTGGCCGTGGACACCCACATCATCACCAGCCACTTCGCGCTGCCCCTGCTGATCCGCAACCCGGGCGGCCTGGTGGTCGAGGTCGGCGACGGCACCCAGGCGTACAACGACGTGACCTACCGGCTCTCGGTCTTCTACGACCTGGCGAAGGTGTCGGTGAACCGGCTCGCCTTCACCCAGGCGCACGAGCTGGAGCCGCACGGCTGCACCGCCGTCGCGCTCACCCCCGGCTGGCTGCGCTCCGAGGCGATGCTGGAGCACTTCGGGGTCACCGAGGCCAACTGGCGCGACGGCGCGGCCAAGGAGCCGCACTTCGTCATGTCGGAGACGCCGGCCTTCGTCGGGCGCGCGGTGGCCGCGCTGGCCGCCGACCCGGACCGGGCCCGCTGGAACGGCCGGTCCGTCGACGCGGGCAGCCTGGCCCAGGAGTACGGCTTCACCGACCTGGACGGCACCCGCCCGCACTTCTTCCGCTACCACGAAGAGGTGATCAAGCCGGGCCGGCCGGCGGACGACAGCGGCTACCGCTGA
- a CDS encoding EI24 domain-containing protein translates to MDVPRLAAPVTGAASRFFSGAGLLLRGLGLYVRSPGLMLLGIVPALISGVLLVAALAGLLYFVDDLAAWLTPFADDWSNSWRSLVRVLAGLAVVGLAGLLGVVTFTAVTLAIGDPFYEKISERVEERLGGTPGAVEVPFWASLRRSVVDSLRLVAISALIGVPLFAAGFIPVVGQTVVPVVGAMVGGWFLALELVGAPFYRRGMRLPDRRALLKADRPTTLGFGVAVFVCFLIPLGAVLVMPAAVAGATLLARRSLGQSTREG, encoded by the coding sequence GTGGACGTACCCCGCCTCGCGGCGCCGGTGACCGGTGCCGCCTCCCGCTTCTTCTCCGGTGCCGGCCTGCTCCTGCGCGGCCTCGGCCTCTACGTCCGCAGCCCGGGCCTGATGCTGCTGGGCATCGTGCCGGCGCTGATCTCCGGGGTGCTCCTCGTCGCCGCCCTCGCCGGCCTGCTGTACTTCGTGGACGACCTGGCCGCCTGGCTCACCCCGTTCGCGGACGACTGGTCGAACAGTTGGCGGAGCCTGGTCCGGGTGCTCGCCGGGCTGGCCGTCGTCGGGCTGGCCGGGCTGCTCGGCGTGGTCACCTTCACCGCCGTGACACTGGCCATCGGAGACCCGTTCTACGAGAAGATCTCCGAGCGGGTCGAGGAGCGGCTGGGCGGCACGCCGGGCGCGGTCGAGGTGCCGTTCTGGGCCTCGCTGCGGCGCAGCGTCGTCGACTCGCTGCGGCTGGTGGCCATCTCCGCTCTGATCGGCGTACCCCTCTTCGCGGCCGGTTTCATCCCGGTGGTGGGTCAGACGGTGGTCCCGGTGGTCGGGGCCATGGTCGGCGGCTGGTTCCTGGCCCTGGAGCTGGTCGGCGCGCCCTTCTACCGACGCGGCATGCGGCTGCCGGACCGGCGCGCCCTGCTCAAGGCGGACCGCCCCACCACGCTCGGCTTCGGAGTGGCCGTCTTCGTCTGCTTCCTGATCCCGCTCGGCGCGGTGCTGGTCATGCCGGCCGCCGTGGCGGGGGCGACCCTGCTGGCCCGCCGATCGCTGGGCCAGTCCACCCGGGAGGGCTGA
- a CDS encoding DUF2516 family protein has translation MAIAAPIFYDDVRYWIELLLLVFALVLEGVSLVHAITQRSDAFPAIGTLPKGGWIAILAICLLFTLPAFGFGGVLSIFGLIGIAASLVYLLDVRVGLRDLHDGRGFW, from the coding sequence ATGGCCATCGCCGCGCCGATCTTCTACGACGACGTCCGCTACTGGATCGAGCTGCTCCTGCTCGTCTTCGCCCTGGTCCTGGAGGGCGTCTCCCTGGTGCACGCGATCACCCAGCGCTCCGACGCGTTCCCCGCGATCGGCACCCTGCCCAAGGGCGGCTGGATCGCGATCCTGGCGATCTGCCTGCTCTTCACGCTGCCCGCGTTCGGGTTCGGCGGCGTGCTGAGCATCTTCGGCCTGATCGGCATCGCGGCATCGCTGGTGTACCTGCTCGACGTCCGGGTCGGGCTGCGCGACCTGCACGACGGCCGAGGCTTCTGGTGA
- a CDS encoding asparaginase, producing MGKTYEGGVPLAEVVRSGFVEGLHRGSVVVLDAAGAPLTGAGDVASPIFPRSSSKPMQAVGMLRAGLPLTEPADVALVAASHAGEEFHTERVTDLLRGAGLDEEALHCPPDLPFGEEAREAVLRAGGGPTRTRMNCSGKHTGMLLTCLAAGWPLDGYWRPGHPLQQRLTAAIEEFTGERAAAVGVDGCGAPVLAVSLTGLARAFLRLVDAEPGTAARTVADAMRAYPELVGGTRADDTRLMRGVPGLLAKIGAEGVIAAAVPGVGAVALKIDDGATRARMPVLVSALRRLGVDAPVLAEYAELPLLGGGLPVGAVRPVW from the coding sequence GTGGGAAAGACGTACGAGGGCGGTGTGCCGCTCGCCGAGGTGGTCCGGTCGGGATTCGTCGAGGGTCTGCACCGGGGTTCCGTGGTGGTGCTCGACGCCGCCGGTGCGCCGCTGACCGGGGCGGGGGACGTCGCCTCGCCGATCTTCCCCCGCTCGTCCAGCAAGCCGATGCAGGCCGTCGGGATGCTCCGGGCCGGGTTGCCACTGACCGAGCCGGCCGACGTGGCGCTGGTCGCGGCGAGCCACGCCGGTGAGGAGTTCCACACCGAACGGGTCACCGACCTGCTGCGCGGCGCCGGCCTCGACGAGGAGGCCCTGCACTGCCCGCCCGACCTGCCGTTCGGCGAGGAGGCCCGGGAGGCGGTGCTGCGGGCCGGGGGTGGCCCGACCCGGACCCGGATGAACTGCTCGGGCAAGCACACCGGGATGCTGCTGACCTGTCTGGCCGCCGGCTGGCCGCTGGACGGCTACTGGCGGCCCGGGCACCCGCTCCAGCAGCGGCTGACCGCCGCCATCGAGGAGTTCACCGGGGAGCGGGCGGCGGCCGTCGGGGTGGACGGCTGCGGCGCGCCGGTGCTCGCCGTGTCGCTGACCGGGCTGGCCCGGGCGTTCCTGCGACTGGTCGACGCCGAGCCCGGCACCGCGGCGCGGACCGTGGCCGACGCGATGCGGGCGTACCCGGAGCTGGTGGGGGGCACCCGGGCGGACGACACCCGGCTGATGCGGGGCGTACCCGGGCTGCTGGCGAAGATCGGCGCGGAGGGCGTCATCGCGGCGGCGGTGCCCGGGGTCGGCGCGGTCGCCCTGAAGATCGACGACGGGGCGACCCGGGCCCGGATGCCGGTGCTGGTCTCGGCGCTGCGCCGGCTCGGCGTCGACGCCCCGGTGCTGGCCGAGTACGCCGAGCTGCCGCTGCTCGGCGGCGGTCTCCCGGTCGGGGCGGTCCGCCCGGTCTGGTGA
- a CDS encoding FUSC family protein, with translation MISLQAGLAAAVSAFLAQRFLGPGAHVFAPAAAVGTIATALGQRARRTFELLGGVGLGIVVADTFRLWFGAGPWQTGAIVTLAIACALLLTGRGGALVGQAGGTAVLVATLAPHERNVEVPRIVDALLGGAVGLAVVALLLPIDPIRVLNRFASPVFATLAAQLRQVARALRDGDEGTATRALDALRAADDDVGRLNDSLSGAQEVITLAPARWPRRMQFERYSEGVQHLRFLLLFTRALARWAALAEREGERVPAALPESIGRLSSAVERLGTDLRRNGDPEQVRALTGDSVERAGRAWCERLGPYGSALFTNLRTAAGELLQATGCTPQEANRMVRLAVAKAEREHRPVGRGGPDGSPGVARARRPDRRRGDHRALRRPRRSRAAIGSARRPVSAPWAARRVIPPRADRPARR, from the coding sequence ATGATCTCCCTACAGGCCGGCCTGGCGGCGGCGGTCTCCGCGTTCCTGGCCCAGCGCTTCCTCGGGCCCGGCGCCCACGTCTTCGCGCCGGCGGCCGCGGTCGGCACCATCGCCACCGCGCTCGGGCAGCGGGCCCGGCGCACCTTCGAGCTGCTCGGCGGCGTCGGTCTGGGCATCGTGGTCGCGGACACCTTCCGGCTGTGGTTCGGTGCCGGCCCCTGGCAGACCGGTGCCATCGTCACGCTCGCCATCGCCTGCGCGCTGCTGCTGACCGGCCGGGGCGGGGCGCTCGTCGGTCAGGCCGGCGGTACCGCCGTGCTGGTCGCCACGCTCGCCCCGCACGAGCGGAACGTGGAGGTGCCGCGGATCGTGGACGCGCTGCTCGGCGGGGCCGTCGGGCTCGCCGTCGTCGCGCTCCTGCTGCCCATCGACCCGATCCGGGTGCTCAACCGGTTCGCGTCGCCGGTCTTCGCCACCCTCGCCGCCCAGCTCCGTCAGGTGGCCCGGGCGCTGCGGGACGGCGACGAGGGGACGGCCACCCGGGCGCTGGACGCCTTGCGCGCCGCCGACGACGACGTCGGACGGCTCAACGACTCGCTCAGCGGCGCCCAGGAGGTGATCACCCTGGCGCCGGCCCGGTGGCCCCGCCGGATGCAGTTCGAGCGGTACAGCGAGGGCGTCCAGCACCTGCGGTTCCTGCTGCTGTTCACCCGGGCGCTGGCCCGGTGGGCGGCGCTGGCGGAGCGGGAGGGCGAACGGGTCCCGGCCGCGTTGCCGGAGTCGATCGGCCGGCTCTCGTCGGCCGTCGAGCGGCTCGGCACCGACCTGCGCCGTAACGGTGACCCGGAACAGGTCCGCGCGCTCACCGGGGACAGCGTCGAGCGGGCGGGCCGGGCGTGGTGCGAGCGCCTCGGCCCGTACGGCAGCGCCCTCTTCACCAACCTGCGCACGGCTGCCGGCGAGCTGCTCCAGGCGACCGGGTGCACCCCGCAGGAGGCCAACCGGATGGTCCGCCTGGCGGTCGCGAAGGCCGAGCGGGAGCACCGACCGGTCGGCCGGGGCGGGCCCGACGGGTCGCCCGGGGTCGCCCGGGCGCGGCGTCCCGACCGGCGACGCGGGGACCACCGGGCGCTGCGGCGGCCCCGGCGGTCGCGCGCGGCGATCGGTTCGGCCCGCCGGCCGGTCTCGGCCCCGTGGGCGGCCCGCCGGGTGATCCCGCCCCGGGCCGACCGGCCGGCGCGGCGCTGA
- a CDS encoding helix-turn-helix transcriptional regulator, with amino-acid sequence MRASRLISLILLLQSRETMTATELARELEVSERTVYRDVLALSAAGVPVYADRGRAGGYRLLGGYRTRLTGLTRDEAEALFLAGLPGPAGDMGLADAVAAAELKVLAALPPSLRDAPARTGQRFHLDVPGWFRESTPPPWLTELARAVWRDRVVGLRYRRGDREVARTVEPYGLVLKSGVWYLVGRVGDGWRTYRVDRVTAVEAGGESFDRDDGFDLGAYWREQAEAFLRGMLRAEVTVRLSPAGLRALRHVAEAPFAYEEAVAGAGGPDGQGWVVTRLPVESVPVAYDLLLRLGPEVEVLDPPELRARFAEAARRSAALYSGPPEPQR; translated from the coding sequence GTGCGCGCGTCCCGGCTGATCTCGTTGATTCTCCTGCTCCAGTCGCGGGAGACGATGACCGCGACCGAGCTGGCCCGCGAGCTGGAGGTCTCCGAGCGGACCGTCTACCGGGACGTGCTGGCGCTCTCCGCCGCCGGCGTGCCGGTCTACGCGGACCGGGGCCGTGCGGGCGGGTACCGCCTGCTCGGCGGCTACCGGACCCGGCTGACCGGGTTGACCCGGGACGAGGCGGAGGCGCTCTTCCTGGCCGGGCTGCCCGGGCCGGCCGGGGACATGGGGCTCGCCGACGCGGTGGCCGCCGCCGAGTTGAAGGTGCTCGCCGCGCTGCCGCCGAGCCTGCGGGACGCGCCCGCCCGGACCGGACAGCGGTTCCACCTGGACGTGCCGGGCTGGTTCCGGGAGTCCACCCCACCGCCCTGGCTGACCGAGCTGGCCCGGGCGGTCTGGCGGGACCGGGTGGTCGGGCTGCGCTACCGGCGCGGCGACCGCGAGGTGGCCCGCACGGTCGAGCCGTACGGGCTCGTGCTGAAGAGCGGCGTCTGGTACCTGGTCGGCCGGGTCGGCGACGGGTGGCGGACGTACCGGGTGGACCGGGTGACGGCGGTCGAGGCGGGCGGGGAGAGCTTCGACCGGGACGACGGCTTCGACCTCGGGGCGTACTGGCGGGAGCAGGCCGAGGCGTTCCTGCGGGGCATGCTGCGGGCCGAGGTCACCGTCCGGCTCAGCCCCGCCGGCCTGCGCGCGCTGCGCCACGTGGCGGAGGCCCCCTTCGCGTACGAGGAGGCGGTGGCCGGGGCGGGCGGGCCCGACGGGCAGGGGTGGGTGGTGACCCGGCTGCCCGTCGAGTCCGTCCCGGTCGCGTACGACCTGCTGCTGCGGCTCGGTCCCGAGGTGGAGGTGCTCGACCCGCCGGAGCTGCGGGCGCGTTTCGCCGAGGCGGCCCGCCGCTCGGCCGCGCTCTATTCCGGGCCGCCCGAGCCTCAGCGGTAG
- a CDS encoding O-acetyl-ADP-ribose deacetylase, whose translation MRVTLVEGDITAQQVDVIVNAANSSLLGGGGVDGAIHRKGGPAVLAECRALRASRYGRGLPTGQAVATTAGNLPARWVVHTVGPVHSAQEDRSALLRDCYANSLRVADELGAATIAFPLISAGVYRWPVEDAVRQALTVLRAADPAHLTEARLVLFGAPTYAVAQQVRAG comes from the coding sequence GTGCGGGTCACCCTGGTCGAGGGGGACATCACCGCCCAGCAGGTCGACGTGATCGTCAACGCCGCGAACTCCTCGCTGCTCGGCGGGGGTGGGGTCGACGGCGCGATCCACCGCAAGGGCGGCCCGGCGGTGCTCGCGGAGTGCCGGGCCCTGCGCGCCTCCCGGTACGGTCGCGGGCTGCCCACCGGTCAGGCGGTCGCCACCACCGCCGGCAACCTGCCGGCCCGCTGGGTGGTGCACACGGTCGGGCCGGTGCACTCCGCCCAGGAGGACCGGTCGGCGCTGCTGCGCGACTGCTACGCCAACAGCCTGCGGGTCGCCGACGAGCTGGGCGCGGCGACGATCGCCTTTCCGTTGATCTCGGCCGGCGTCTACCGGTGGCCGGTCGAGGACGCGGTCCGGCAGGCGCTGACGGTCCTGCGCGCGGCCGACCCGGCGCACCTCACCGAGGCCCGGCTGGTGCTCTTCGGCGCGCCGACGTACGCGGTCGCGCAGCAGGTCCGCGCCGGCTGA
- a CDS encoding alpha/beta fold hydrolase, whose product MRSFRWPPPPDSGPRTWGPGPGAPRTGRPALPEPETELVATPHGVRLERLVTGTGDPVTVFAHGLGNGIATTRPFGSGVTGRKLFFQFRGHGRSDSPPGPWSYHDLARDLRAIADLGGATRAFGASLGAGALCRVLAESPERFEKLVFFLPAVLASPRGEVARSRLTDLLDAVADGDASALADVVALELPPSVRNTPAGWAYLRQRLDQLLRDGLAPGLAGLPEQAPLADPAALAAVTAPALVIATAGDDLHPVPVAEELAAALPHATLHVYDRPGVLWTERADLRERISTFLNG is encoded by the coding sequence GTGAGAAGCTTCCGCTGGCCGCCGCCACCGGACAGCGGGCCCCGCACCTGGGGGCCGGGCCCCGGCGCGCCGCGTACCGGCCGGCCGGCGCTGCCCGAGCCGGAGACCGAACTGGTCGCCACCCCGCACGGGGTACGGCTGGAGCGGCTGGTCACCGGCACCGGTGACCCGGTGACCGTGTTCGCGCACGGGCTGGGCAACGGCATCGCCACCACCCGCCCGTTCGGCAGCGGGGTCACCGGCCGCAAGCTCTTCTTCCAGTTCCGGGGGCACGGCCGCTCCGACTCGCCGCCCGGGCCGTGGAGCTACCACGACCTGGCCCGCGACCTGCGGGCGATCGCCGACCTCGGCGGGGCCACCCGGGCGTTCGGCGCGAGCCTCGGCGCGGGCGCGCTCTGCCGGGTGCTCGCGGAGAGCCCGGAACGCTTCGAGAAGCTGGTCTTCTTCCTCCCCGCCGTGCTGGCCAGCCCGCGCGGCGAGGTGGCCCGGAGCCGGCTGACCGACCTGCTCGACGCGGTCGCCGACGGGGACGCCTCGGCGCTGGCCGACGTGGTCGCGCTGGAGCTGCCGCCGTCGGTCCGCAACACCCCCGCCGGGTGGGCGTACCTGCGACAGCGGCTGGACCAGCTGCTGCGCGACGGGCTCGCCCCGGGGCTGGCCGGGCTGCCCGAGCAGGCCCCGCTGGCCGACCCCGCGGCGCTGGCCGCGGTCACCGCGCCGGCGCTGGTCATCGCGACCGCCGGTGACGACCTGCACCCGGTCCCGGTCGCGGAGGAGCTGGCCGCCGCGCTCCCGCACGCCACCCTGCACGTGTACGACCGCCCGGGCGTGCTCTGGACCGAACGCGCCGACCTGCGGGAGCGGATCTCGACGTTCCTCAACGGGTAA
- a CDS encoding CGNR zinc finger domain-containing protein — MTDVASGLTLVSPEGTRYRFDPGALCLELLTTGGPGGFSRYEILHTPPDLAGWLALSRLRLDPATVTVDADELADTRRLRDALWRIAQARTRQRAAPAADLAVVNEAAANPPLVPRITVDGGHAWRLPATGRQVLATIARDAVDLLTGPYAGRIRECGAHDCYLVFVDTSRPGQRRWCAMERCGNRQKARALRARQAPG, encoded by the coding sequence GTGACCGACGTCGCAAGTGGACTCACCCTGGTGTCCCCGGAGGGCACCCGCTACCGCTTCGACCCGGGGGCGCTCTGTCTGGAGCTGCTCACCACCGGCGGCCCCGGCGGCTTCTCCCGCTACGAGATCCTGCACACCCCGCCCGACCTGGCCGGCTGGCTCGCCCTGAGCCGGCTGCGCCTCGACCCGGCCACGGTCACCGTCGACGCCGACGAGCTGGCCGACACCCGGCGGCTGCGCGACGCGCTCTGGCGGATCGCGCAGGCGCGTACCCGGCAGCGGGCCGCCCCGGCGGCGGACCTCGCGGTGGTCAACGAGGCGGCGGCGAACCCGCCACTGGTCCCCCGGATCACGGTGGACGGCGGGCACGCCTGGCGGCTGCCGGCGACCGGCCGGCAGGTGCTCGCCACCATCGCCCGGGACGCGGTCGACCTGCTGACCGGCCCGTACGCCGGCCGGATCCGGGAGTGCGGCGCGCACGACTGCTACCTGGTCTTCGTGGACACCTCCCGCCCCGGACAGCGGCGCTGGTGCGCGATGGAGCGCTGCGGCAACCGGCAGAAGGCCCGCGCCCTGCGCGCCCGGCAGGCGCCCGGCTAG
- a CDS encoding alpha/beta fold hydrolase — MKKIEVNGALFGYDEEGDGSPVVLLHAGIADRRMWRAQLPALAARHRVIAPDLRGYGDSELPPAPFAHHDDVIGLLDALGIERAALVGCSFGGKVAVDTALAYPERISALALFGAPVSGNEWSEETEKQWEDLVGEVDPADFDATAAGEVRFWVVGPTREPADVDPGLIRFAEEMDRRALAAEQALSAVEVGELDPAAIDRLGELRMPVLTASGADDLADIRRLADRIAAEAPHGVRLPDVPDAGHLLPLERPEPVNAALLDFLP; from the coding sequence ATGAAGAAGATCGAGGTCAACGGTGCCCTGTTCGGCTACGACGAGGAGGGCGACGGCAGCCCCGTGGTGCTGCTGCACGCCGGCATCGCCGACCGGCGGATGTGGCGCGCCCAGCTGCCCGCGCTCGCGGCGCGGCACCGGGTGATCGCCCCCGACCTGCGCGGCTACGGCGACTCCGAACTGCCTCCGGCCCCGTTCGCGCACCACGACGACGTGATCGGGCTGCTCGACGCGCTCGGCATCGAGCGGGCCGCGCTGGTCGGCTGCTCCTTCGGTGGCAAGGTCGCGGTGGACACCGCTCTGGCGTACCCGGAGCGGATCTCGGCGCTGGCCCTCTTCGGCGCGCCGGTCTCCGGCAACGAGTGGTCCGAGGAGACCGAGAAGCAGTGGGAGGACCTGGTCGGCGAGGTGGACCCGGCGGACTTCGACGCCACCGCCGCCGGCGAGGTGCGGTTCTGGGTGGTCGGCCCGACCCGCGAGCCGGCGGACGTCGACCCCGGCCTGATCCGGTTCGCCGAGGAGATGGACCGCCGCGCGCTCGCCGCCGAGCAGGCGCTCAGCGCCGTCGAGGTGGGCGAACTCGACCCGGCCGCGATCGACCGGCTGGGCGAGCTGCGGATGCCGGTGCTGACCGCGTCCGGGGCCGACGACCTCGCCGACATCCGCCGGCTGGCCGACCGGATCGCCGCCGAGGCCCCGCACGGGGTACGCCTGCCGGACGTCCCGGACGCCGGTCACCTGCTGCCGCTGGAGCGCCCCGAGCCGGTCAACGCCGCGCTGCTCGACTTCCTGCCCTGA
- a CDS encoding nucleotidyltransferase domain-containing protein: MHLLLSGIVGSVAYGLAGPGSDVDRIGVFAAPTVAFHGLRRPKESVVTTDPDVTLHEAGKYCGLALSGNPTATELMWLPDECYETRTGFGDRLIAIRSAFLSAPRVRAAYLGYATQQFRKLTTRDSDGSRSRRGARRAEPESSHTGGRRRSAKHARHLARLLHQGRVLYATGVLEIRLADPEWFRGFGERVAGGALDEAEALVVAAERDFDRIRSPLPERPDEETVERWLLDVRAAHLGRPQP; encoded by the coding sequence ATGCACCTGCTGCTCTCCGGGATCGTCGGCTCCGTCGCGTACGGGCTGGCCGGTCCGGGCTCGGACGTGGACCGGATCGGCGTCTTCGCCGCGCCGACGGTGGCCTTCCACGGGTTGCGCCGGCCGAAGGAGTCGGTGGTCACCACCGATCCGGACGTGACGTTGCACGAGGCCGGGAAGTACTGCGGCCTGGCGTTGAGCGGCAACCCGACCGCCACCGAGCTGATGTGGCTGCCCGACGAGTGCTACGAGACCCGGACCGGGTTCGGCGACCGGCTGATCGCCATCCGGTCGGCCTTCCTCAGCGCGCCCCGGGTCCGGGCCGCCTACCTCGGCTACGCGACCCAGCAGTTCCGCAAGCTCACCACCCGGGACTCCGACGGCTCCAGGTCGCGGCGCGGCGCGAGACGCGCCGAGCCGGAGTCGTCGCACACGGGGGGCCGGCGGCGGTCGGCGAAGCACGCCCGGCACCTGGCCCGGCTGCTGCACCAGGGCCGGGTGCTCTACGCGACCGGCGTGCTGGAGATCCGGCTGGCCGACCCGGAGTGGTTCCGGGGCTTCGGCGAGCGGGTCGCCGGTGGCGCGCTGGACGAGGCGGAGGCGCTGGTCGTGGCGGCCGAGCGGGACTTCGACCGGATCCGCAGCCCGCTGCCGGAGCGGCCGGACGAGGAGACCGTGGAGCGCTGGCTGCTCGACGTCCGCGCCGCCCACCTCGGCCGCCCGCAGCCCTGA
- a CDS encoding helix-turn-helix domain-containing protein has protein sequence MATGKDLPDVGGFIRDLRRNAKISLRQLAEQAGVSNPYLSQIERGLRKPSAEVLQQLASALRVSTPAMYLRAGLLDDKEGQGVLAAIAVDPELTMAQKQSLTQIYETFRRENSRLAEATAAAQAATDGAPPVTAPASPAEAPDTATLAATGPTTPEGTPTEAVLESVAVTEAGPAPAPTTAPHKKAAGTAEEEKS, from the coding sequence ATGGCCACTGGTAAGGACCTTCCCGACGTCGGCGGGTTCATTCGTGACCTGCGACGCAACGCCAAGATCTCGCTCCGCCAGCTCGCCGAGCAGGCGGGCGTCAGCAACCCGTACCTCAGCCAGATCGAACGCGGGCTGCGCAAGCCCAGCGCCGAGGTGCTCCAGCAGCTCGCCAGCGCGCTGCGGGTCTCCACCCCGGCGATGTACCTGCGGGCCGGGCTGCTGGACGACAAGGAGGGGCAGGGCGTGCTCGCGGCGATCGCCGTCGACCCCGAGCTGACCATGGCCCAGAAGCAGTCGCTCACCCAGATCTACGAGACCTTCCGCCGGGAGAACTCCCGGCTCGCCGAGGCGACCGCCGCCGCCCAGGCGGCCACCGACGGAGCCCCGCCGGTCACCGCGCCGGCGAGCCCGGCGGAGGCCCCGGACACGGCCACGCTCGCCGCCACCGGACCGACCACACCGGAGGGGACGCCGACCGAGGCCGTCCTGGAATCGGTCGCCGTCACCGAGGCGGGCCCCGCCCCCGCCCCGACCACCGCCCCCCACAAGAAGGCCGCCGGTACGGCCGAAGAGGAGAAGTCATGA
- a CDS encoding VOC family protein encodes MAREWKLVVDCADPIRLARFWAEALDYQVEDNSALIDRLVAAGAVPPQAYVEVAGRKAWRELAAVRHPDDPVDPASGTGLGRRLLFQAVPEPKQVKNRLHLDLHVGPDGRDAEVERLVALGATVLREVADRGSVHTTMADPEGNEFDVQ; translated from the coding sequence ATGGCGCGGGAGTGGAAGCTCGTGGTCGACTGCGCGGACCCGATCCGGCTCGCCCGGTTCTGGGCAGAGGCCCTCGACTACCAGGTCGAGGACAACAGCGCGCTCATCGACCGGCTGGTCGCGGCCGGCGCGGTCCCGCCGCAGGCGTACGTCGAGGTGGCCGGCCGGAAGGCGTGGCGGGAGCTGGCCGCGGTCCGGCACCCCGACGACCCGGTCGACCCGGCCAGCGGCACCGGGCTGGGCCGGCGGCTGCTGTTCCAGGCGGTGCCCGAGCCCAAGCAGGTCAAGAACCGGCTCCACCTCGACCTGCACGTGGGCCCGGACGGCCGGGACGCCGAGGTGGAGCGGCTGGTGGCGCTGGGTGCCACCGTGCTCCGCGAGGTCGCCGACCGGGGGAGCGTGCACACCACCATGGCCGACCCGGAGGGCAACGAGTTCGACGTGCAGTAA